In Dehalogenimonas etheniformans, one genomic interval encodes:
- a CDS encoding PAS domain S-box protein — MPWPLRTPNALALVANTRAAADSIYVTFEDIAGIIETSVASDPAYLILIANSWQQLQGPIQDMTSNSSTLAALLERNGDSVQQREIFLTVTILILAIGYFIANYFLVYRRTLSSMADLQAGVRFVGSGNLGYSIPTKYDDEISDLARSFNKMAANLKTITASKSDLEREITRRTEAEEELRATNQDLQENALKLEQEINERKKVEQALRESEAKALALVKYAPTGIYEIDLNGPKFISVNEAMCALTGYSREELFSMNPMSLLDEESQKKFAERIKRRVAGQQLETEVSYRFNKKDGKLIDIVLNVAFSKEKPCTALVIGHDISERKQAEALLQSTLERFYTMLGSMYAGVLLMTMDGKVEFVNQAFCDAYGLTMSPDALKGITTAELLAMARPAFKNPDQAEARIIEILANKQSVTGEQFELSNGQTAIRDFTPITVDGKFVGMIGTQTDITKLKRVEQALAASNQKNAEILDSITDDFYVLDRDWNFTYANKQFTDKIGKEPSDFVGNNIWTMFPKHIGTIFEDNFRATMEKQEIRRFDIQGKYTQAWYRMTAFPSVEGITVIGEDITEFKQAEDSLRESYAELERINRAAVGRELRMIELKKEINRYYVATGQPPRYMLNPEEDK, encoded by the coding sequence ATGCCATGGCCGTTACGGACCCCCAATGCACTGGCACTTGTTGCAAATACACGAGCGGCGGCTGATTCTATTTACGTCACATTTGAGGATATCGCCGGAATCATAGAAACCTCAGTCGCATCCGATCCGGCTTATCTGATCCTAATCGCAAATTCGTGGCAGCAACTCCAGGGACCAATCCAGGACATGACCTCTAACTCCTCAACTCTTGCGGCTTTGCTCGAACGGAATGGGGATTCAGTTCAGCAGAGAGAAATCTTTCTAACGGTCACCATTTTGATCCTTGCGATAGGATATTTTATCGCCAATTATTTTCTGGTTTATCGGCGCACCCTGAGCTCGATGGCTGACCTCCAGGCTGGGGTCAGATTCGTAGGCAGCGGTAACCTCGGTTACAGCATCCCGACTAAGTACGACGATGAAATTAGTGACCTAGCCCGCTCATTCAATAAAATGGCGGCCAACCTCAAAACGATCACTGCATCTAAATCGGACCTCGAGAGAGAAATCACCAGACGAACCGAGGCAGAAGAAGAACTCCGCGCCACCAACCAGGATCTCCAAGAGAACGCATTGAAACTCGAACAGGAAATTAACGAGCGCAAGAAGGTTGAACAAGCCCTGAGAGAATCCGAGGCCAAAGCCCTCGCGCTGGTCAAATATGCACCGACGGGGATTTACGAAATTGATCTTAATGGTCCGAAATTTATCAGCGTCAATGAAGCCATGTGCGCACTAACAGGATACTCACGTGAAGAGCTTTTCAGCATGAATCCCATGAGCCTGTTAGACGAGGAAAGCCAAAAAAAGTTCGCGGAGAGGATCAAGCGCCGCGTTGCCGGCCAACAACTCGAAACAGAAGTGTCATATCGATTTAATAAGAAAGACGGCAAATTAATTGATATTGTTCTAAATGTAGCCTTTTCCAAGGAAAAACCCTGCACCGCCCTGGTTATCGGGCACGACATCTCCGAACGCAAACAAGCTGAGGCTTTGCTCCAATCAACCCTGGAGCGCTTCTATACGATGTTAGGCAGCATGTACGCCGGCGTTCTCCTGATGACGATGGACGGCAAGGTGGAATTTGTTAACCAGGCGTTTTGCGACGCTTACGGACTCACGATGTCACCTGACGCACTTAAGGGGATAACAACGGCAGAACTTTTGGCTATGGCTAGGCCTGCGTTCAAAAATCCAGACCAGGCCGAAGCGCGGATTATCGAGATCCTGGCTAACAAACAATCCGTGACCGGTGAGCAATTCGAACTGAGCAACGGCCAAACAGCCATTCGGGATTTCACTCCCATCACCGTAGACGGAAAATTTGTCGGCATGATCGGGACCCAAACCGATATAACCAAATTGAAAAGAGTGGAACAAGCCCTGGCTGCCAGTAATCAGAAAAACGCCGAGATTCTCGACAGCATCACCGATGATTTTTACGTCCTTGACCGTGACTGGAATTTTACCTACGCCAATAAGCAGTTCACAGACAAGATCGGAAAAGAACCATCGGATTTTGTCGGCAATAACATCTGGACGATGTTTCCAAAGCACATCGGCACCATCTTCGAGGACAATTTCCGCGCGACCATGGAGAAACAGGAGATCAGGCGCTTCGATATTCAGGGGAAGTATACCCAGGCTTGGTACCGCATGACCGCTTTCCCGTCAGTCGAAGGCATCACCGTCATCGGAGAGGACATCACCGAGTTTAAACAAGCTGAGGATTCACTCCGTGAAAGCTACGCTGAACTGGAGCGCATCAACCGCGCCGCAGTCGGGCGTGAACTCCGCATGATCGAGCTGAAGAAAGAGATCAACCGGTATTATGTCGCCACCGGCCAACCGCCCCGTTATATGCTCAACCCCGAGGAGGACAAATAA
- a CDS encoding PAS domain S-box protein, with translation MSSGFDLLKLFDVAPGRFLVLAADPPKFTILAVTDKYLSATQTKRDDIVGKGFLEVFPGNIADPASKAGDKVRSSFERVIGLRAPDSIGITEHEIPDAKGQFETRWWDTTNSPIFGAEGEVTAIMHRIEDVTRWELQRRKLAEQDSAVVALRDARRAAINLMEDAIDARRQADEINDKLKKEIQEHREAESEILALSRFPMENPNPVLRVTAEGVLEYANSASSYILSCWGVSRGDPLSGEIRAIIAETLAAGKHKQIELEFGGHFYDFVLAPVSEEGYVNLYARDITERKQAEIRIRRLTEIHSVLSKVNETIVRTSDKQDLFDEVCRIITEDGHYPLAWIGEVADEKVIPKSSSGSATNYLHDIRIEVHGALSKGPTGTAIRDNQSVVNVNFESNPTMSLWRSKAQEYGLGSSAAFPLRVNSNAIAVLTVYGSESDAFDPEATALFESLSADVSYALETIIAKESKGRAEAALRESEDSYRSVVENTTSIILRLDLTGNITFANARALEFFGYSKEELLGKPAVGTIVPAMETTGRDLARMVGQIATNPDAFHINANENICKDGRRVWLEWTNSGIYGLDCKLKGFLSVGIDATERNNAEEALRSSEERYRSLIETAQEGIATHAPDGTITYVNNRMAELLGYDKEELIGKRVTDFMFDDDKKAAENARDNTKQPNNFVSELRLRKKDGAELWTLTSIASLKADTGNLTGFLGMHTDITKRKKAEIALKESEERFRAVQDNSLDRFTILKPFKDEHGEIVDFVYVYQNAQSAKLTGRKPEELIGRCMTEIFPTFPQTNFFKIYERVAETGKPEQFEDRYNADGVDQWFHATVTAIPDGIAVATQIITDRKKTEAQVSELMKSIQREKDRLASVVNSIPDEVWFADMNKNFTLANPSAVREFGPISGKNQIDVESLAKSLEVYRPDGSPRPVDEAPPLRALKGETVRGQEEIIRTPASGDLRYRQVNAAPVKDVHGNIIGSVAIVRDITESKKAEEALQQSETRYRNLVEQMIDGIFVADTHGHYVDVNAAGAAMFGYTPEELCSLTLIDLLAPEELPRLPYQISSLANGAILRNEWKFRRKDGTTFIGELVGRQLPDGRLQGILRDTTERKLIENALRESEEKYRGIVETSNEGIWMVDHQRRTTYVNHKMADMLGYTIAEMMAKKWQELVPEKERSKSDARIERRKHGADESYEYQLLHKNGSILWVTINASPIFDSGGKFAGTMSMITDITDRKQSEDSLLKSRERAQILADANAMLLKTDDPVTIIQPVAERVMKHLDCDVFFNFIVDAESGRLRLNAYSGIPEGVAKDITWLEIGSAICGCVARDGCRIISEDIQHNTDIRADLVRSFGVQVYACHPLQQGDETVGTLSFGTRTRPKFTDTELEMMRMVADQVSVAIQRKRAEEALLKSEERFFKSFYASPAGMTIARLPEGQWTQVNEAFLRITGYSRDELIGHTSLELNMFTNPVERISVIKALDESGKALNEHTVRRKDGRLITVLAAVEKVTIGDSAYNIASIMDITERKNAERMKDEFVGMISHELKTPITVVIGALSTAAMPGIPEKVKTDLFLDAVNHADILASIVDNLLELSRHQSRRLELRKKLLDAGDIACKVAESMKRKSDLHVLKCDFPKSLPKIQADPLRLERIFYNLVENAIKYSPAGGEVRVFADIQGNFLRIGISDQGIGISEENLNRLFQPFERLGFEVKGAIQGTGLGLRVCRILTEAHGGKIWVDSKLGKGSTFYFTLPLQTP, from the coding sequence ATGAGCTCCGGCTTCGACCTCCTAAAACTGTTCGATGTTGCACCCGGCCGTTTCCTGGTTCTGGCTGCTGATCCACCAAAATTCACCATCCTGGCGGTCACCGATAAATACCTCTCGGCAACGCAGACCAAACGTGATGACATCGTCGGCAAAGGATTTCTTGAAGTTTTCCCCGGTAACATCGCCGACCCGGCGAGTAAAGCCGGCGACAAAGTGCGCTCATCTTTTGAAAGAGTGATCGGTCTCCGTGCTCCGGATTCAATTGGAATTACCGAGCATGAAATACCAGACGCAAAGGGGCAGTTTGAAACCCGCTGGTGGGATACCACCAATTCCCCGATTTTCGGTGCCGAGGGGGAAGTTACAGCCATTATGCACCGAATCGAGGACGTCACCCGCTGGGAACTCCAGCGGCGCAAATTAGCAGAACAGGATTCTGCCGTTGTCGCTCTACGAGACGCCCGGCGGGCGGCAATCAACCTGATGGAAGACGCCATCGACGCGCGGCGGCAGGCAGACGAAATCAACGATAAATTGAAAAAGGAAATTCAGGAACATCGCGAAGCTGAATCGGAAATATTGGCCCTATCCCGTTTCCCGATGGAGAATCCCAATCCTGTATTGCGGGTCACCGCGGAGGGGGTGCTCGAGTACGCCAATTCAGCGAGTTCATATATCTTGAGTTGTTGGGGAGTATCGAGGGGAGATCCCCTATCTGGTGAAATCAGGGCAATTATTGCGGAAACTCTGGCAGCTGGAAAGCATAAGCAAATTGAACTTGAGTTCGGCGGCCACTTCTATGACTTCGTTCTCGCCCCGGTGTCGGAGGAAGGCTATGTCAACCTCTACGCGCGCGACATTACGGAACGCAAACAAGCAGAGATCAGGATCAGACGGCTGACCGAGATTCACTCCGTCTTGAGCAAGGTCAATGAAACGATCGTGCGGACCTCCGACAAGCAAGATTTGTTCGATGAAGTCTGCCGCATCATAACCGAGGACGGCCATTACCCGCTTGCGTGGATCGGTGAAGTCGCAGATGAAAAGGTTATCCCGAAATCTTCCTCGGGGTCGGCAACAAACTACCTACACGACATACGAATTGAGGTTCACGGCGCACTTAGTAAAGGCCCCACAGGAACGGCCATCCGGGATAACCAGTCGGTGGTCAATGTCAATTTCGAGTCCAACCCAACAATGTCGTTGTGGCGTTCTAAAGCCCAAGAATACGGCTTGGGCTCCTCAGCTGCGTTCCCGTTGCGGGTGAATAGTAATGCGATAGCAGTACTAACGGTTTACGGTTCGGAATCCGACGCATTCGACCCAGAGGCTACCGCCCTCTTCGAATCGTTGTCAGCCGACGTATCATATGCTCTGGAAACGATTATCGCCAAGGAATCGAAGGGACGAGCCGAGGCGGCACTCAGGGAAAGCGAGGACAGCTATCGCAGCGTTGTCGAGAATACCACCTCCATCATCCTCCGCCTCGACCTGACCGGTAATATTACCTTCGCCAACGCGAGGGCACTGGAATTCTTCGGCTACTCCAAGGAGGAATTGCTAGGCAAGCCGGCTGTGGGGACAATCGTTCCGGCAATGGAAACAACGGGCCGCGACCTGGCCAGGATGGTCGGCCAAATCGCCACAAATCCCGATGCTTTCCACATAAATGCCAACGAAAACATTTGCAAAGATGGACGCCGGGTATGGTTGGAATGGACAAACTCGGGTATTTACGGCTTGGACTGCAAATTGAAAGGATTTCTATCCGTCGGTATAGACGCCACCGAACGCAATAACGCCGAGGAGGCGCTGAGAAGCAGCGAAGAACGTTACCGCAGTCTCATCGAAACCGCCCAGGAGGGCATAGCAACACACGCCCCCGACGGAACAATCACATACGTAAACAACCGCATGGCGGAACTATTGGGATATGACAAGGAAGAACTAATCGGCAAACGCGTTACCGATTTCATGTTTGACGATGATAAAAAAGCTGCTGAAAATGCCCGAGATAACACAAAGCAGCCGAACAATTTCGTATCTGAACTCAGGCTCCGCAAGAAAGACGGAGCGGAGCTTTGGACCCTTACCAGCATCGCATCACTTAAAGCTGATACCGGCAATCTCACCGGATTTCTTGGAATGCACACCGATATCACAAAACGAAAAAAAGCCGAAATTGCCCTTAAAGAAAGCGAGGAGCGTTTCCGGGCGGTACAGGATAACTCACTGGATCGCTTCACCATTCTCAAACCCTTCAAGGACGAACATGGTGAAATTGTCGATTTCGTTTACGTTTATCAAAATGCTCAATCGGCAAAACTCACCGGGCGAAAGCCCGAGGAACTCATAGGCCGATGCATGACCGAAATCTTTCCAACTTTCCCGCAAACCAATTTTTTCAAAATTTATGAAAGGGTTGCTGAGACCGGTAAGCCCGAGCAATTTGAAGACCGCTACAACGCCGACGGGGTTGACCAATGGTTCCACGCTACGGTTACGGCCATACCGGATGGCATCGCCGTGGCGACCCAAATCATCACCGATCGCAAGAAAACAGAAGCACAAGTGAGCGAGTTAATGAAATCCATCCAGCGGGAAAAAGATAGGCTGGCATCTGTGGTAAACAGCATTCCAGACGAGGTTTGGTTTGCCGATATGAACAAGAATTTCACACTGGCGAATCCATCGGCTGTCCGCGAGTTCGGCCCCATTTCTGGAAAAAACCAGATAGATGTAGAGTCTCTAGCCAAAAGCCTGGAAGTGTATCGGCCTGACGGTAGTCCCCGCCCTGTGGACGAGGCTCCGCCCCTGCGCGCCCTAAAAGGCGAAACAGTCAGAGGGCAGGAAGAGATTATACGTACTCCAGCCTCGGGAGACCTTCGATACCGCCAGGTAAACGCAGCTCCTGTGAAAGATGTTCACGGCAACATTATTGGGTCGGTAGCTATTGTACGCGATATTACCGAGAGCAAGAAAGCCGAAGAAGCATTGCAACAAAGCGAAACACGTTATCGCAACCTGGTCGAACAGATGATAGACGGCATCTTCGTCGCCGACACACATGGGCACTATGTCGACGTAAATGCCGCCGGAGCCGCGATGTTCGGCTACACCCCGGAGGAACTTTGCAGTTTGACGCTCATCGATCTTCTGGCACCTGAGGAATTGCCGCGTCTCCCCTACCAAATTTCTTCACTTGCCAACGGCGCCATACTTAGAAACGAGTGGAAATTCCGACGCAAAGACGGGACGACTTTCATAGGCGAACTGGTGGGCCGCCAGTTGCCCGACGGCAGACTGCAGGGAATTTTACGCGACACCACCGAGCGCAAGCTTATCGAGAATGCACTCCGGGAAAGCGAAGAAAAATATCGCGGCATCGTCGAAACCTCAAATGAAGGTATCTGGATGGTGGACCACCAACGAAGGACGACCTATGTCAATCACAAGATGGCCGATATGTTAGGCTATACCATCGCCGAGATGATGGCTAAAAAATGGCAAGAACTGGTCCCCGAAAAAGAACGGTCAAAGTCCGATGCAAGAATTGAGCGTAGGAAGCATGGAGCCGACGAGTCTTACGAATACCAACTGTTACATAAAAACGGATCGATATTATGGGTGACCATCAATGCTAGTCCCATATTTGATTCAGGCGGAAAATTCGCCGGCACCATGAGCATGATCACTGACATTACCGACCGTAAGCAGAGCGAGGACTCCCTTTTAAAGAGCCGGGAACGCGCCCAAATACTGGCGGATGCCAACGCCATGCTGCTTAAAACCGACGACCCGGTAACGATCATCCAACCGGTGGCCGAACGGGTGATGAAGCACCTGGATTGTGATGTCTTCTTCAATTTCATCGTTGATGCTGAATCCGGCAGGCTCCGGCTCAACGCCTATTCCGGCATTCCGGAAGGTGTGGCAAAAGATATCACCTGGCTGGAAATCGGGTCTGCCATTTGCGGTTGCGTCGCCAGAGACGGCTGTAGAATTATTTCGGAGGATATCCAACACAATACCGACATCCGCGCGGATTTAGTCCGTTCATTCGGTGTCCAGGTTTATGCCTGCCATCCTCTCCAGCAGGGTGATGAAACCGTGGGTACCCTGTCCTTTGGCACCCGGACCCGGCCGAAATTCACCGATACCGAACTTGAGATGATGCGCATGGTGGCCGACCAGGTGTCGGTAGCAATTCAACGCAAACGCGCTGAGGAAGCTCTCTTGAAAAGTGAGGAGCGTTTCTTTAAATCTTTTTACGCCAGCCCGGCCGGCATGACCATAGCCCGTTTACCCGAGGGGCAATGGACGCAGGTAAACGAAGCTTTCTTGCGAATTACCGGGTATTCACGCGATGAATTAATCGGCCACACTTCGCTCGAACTGAACATGTTCACCAATCCTGTCGAGCGCATATCAGTGATCAAGGCCCTAGACGAATCCGGCAAGGCCCTGAATGAACATACCGTGCGAAGAAAAGATGGCCGGCTGATTACGGTGCTGGCGGCGGTGGAAAAGGTAACCATCGGCGATAGCGCCTATAATATCGCTTCAATTATGGACATCACGGAGCGCAAGAACGCGGAACGGATGAAGGATGAGTTCGTTGGCATGATCTCTCACGAACTCAAAACTCCGATCACCGTGGTTATCGGCGCATTGTCTACTGCCGCCATGCCGGGCATACCCGAAAAAGTTAAGACCGATCTGTTCCTGGACGCCGTCAACCACGCCGATATACTAGCCAGCATCGTGGACAACCTGTTGGAGCTTTCACGCCACCAAAGCCGCCGCCTTGAACTCCGGAAAAAGCTGCTGGACGCTGGTGACATCGCCTGCAAAGTTGCCGAGTCCATGAAAAGAAAGTCCGATCTACATGTCCTGAAGTGCGATTTTCCCAAGAGTCTGCCCAAAATCCAGGCGGACCCGCTCCGGCTTGAGCGCATTTTCTACAACCTGGTGGAAAACGCCATTAAATACTCCCCTGCCGGAGGGGAGGTCAGGGTCTTTGCCGATATCCAGGGCAATTTCCTCCGCATTGGCATATCCGATCAAGGCATCGGCATCTCAGAGGAGAACCTGAACCGGTTGTTCCAGCCTTTCGAGAGGCTCGGTTTCGAGGTCAAAGGAGCCATCCAGGGTACCGGCCTGGGACTTCGGGTGTGCCGTATCCTTACGGAGGCTCACGGCGGCAAAATCTGGGTTGACTCCAAATTGGGCAAAGGGTCTACATTCTATTTCACATTGCCCTTACAAACACCGTAA